TCGCGTCGGCGCTGGCCGAGCGGGCCCGCGACAAGGGCGTACGGATCGAGAGCGGCTCCTGCTTCGCCACCGACCCGGGCGTTTTCGAGCAGCGGCTCCGCATCCCGTACACCGCTCCGCCCGACGCGCTGCGCGAGGCGGTGCGTCGCATGGCGGTCGCCTCGGCGGCCGGTCTGGGCGCGGTGTCCGGTGCGGGGCGGCCGCGCTGGGTGGCGTGAGGTGCGCCGGTGAGGTGCGCCGGTGAGGCAGGCGGGGCGTCAGGGGCGCGTGGCGGTCGCGACGTCCTCGTGCAGCGCGAAGATCTGGTCGAGCCCGACGATGCGCAGGATCCGCAGGGTGTTGGCGGGGACCGCGGCCAGCGCGATGTCCGCTCCGGCGGCCTGGGCGTGGTTGCGGGCTGCCAGCAGGGCGGTGATGCCGCTGGAGTCGCAGAAGTGCATCGCGGTCAGGTCGAGGACGAGGCGGCCGCCGGGCCGCAGGTCGACCGTGGGGAGCACGTCGCGCAGCTCGGGGGCGGTGTGGTGGTCGAGGTCGCCGATGACCTCCAGGACCGGGCCCGTCGCGGAGTCGCCTGTGATGATCTTCAGTGGTCTCATGGCGTGGTCTTCGTCGTCAGGGGCTCAGGCGTCGGCGTTGCGGAGGCAGCCCCCAGTGCGAGCAGGGCGGTGTCGTCGTCCAGGCCTGCGGCGAGGCCGGTGAGCAGCTCGGTGAGGGCGGCGACGACGGCCCCGGCGGAGGTGTCGGCCTGCTCGGCGGTGAAGGCGCGCAGTGCCTCGTCCCCGAAGAGGTCCGAGCGGTCGGCGCCGGTGCGGGCCTCGGTGACGCCGTCGGTGTAGAGGAGGAGCGTGTCGCCGGGGGCGAGGGTGGTGGTGGCTGCCGTGAAGTGGGGGTTGGGCAGCGCGCCGACGAGGAGGCCGCCCGGGGTGGGGAGGTACTCCGCCGTACCGCCGCTGCGCAGGACGAGGGCCGGCGGGTGACCGCCGGACGCCAGCTCCACGGAGACGTACCCGGAGACGGGGTCGGGGTCCAGGACGCCGAAGATGACGGTGCAGAAACGCGGGTCGTCGCCCGAGTACCGGTCGTGCAGGACCTGGTTGAGCGTGGTCAGCGCGGCCACGGGGTCGGGATCGTGCAGGGCCGCGGCGCGCAGCGTGTACCGGGTCAGCGAGGTGACCGCGGCCGCCTGGGGGCCCTTGCCGCAGACATCGCCGAGGAAGAAGCCGAAGCGTCTGCCGTCCAGCGGGAAGACGTCGTAGAAGTCGCCGCCGAGCTGGTCGGGGGAGGCCGTGTGGTAGTACGTGGCTGTCTCGACGCCGGGAATCGGGGGCAGGGAGGCGGGGAGCAGCGACTGCTGGAGCACGGCCAGCGCCTGCTGGAGCCGGGCCCGGTCGGCGCGGGCCTGCCGCGCGGACTCCTCGGCTGCCTTGCGGCTGCGCAGCAGCTCCGTCTCGTAGGCACGGCGGTCGGTGGCGTCGAAGAGGGTGACGCGGGTCAGCAGCGGCGTGCCGGTGCTGCCGTACTTCAGGACGGCGGAGACGAGGACCGGCCTGCGGCCGCCGTCGGCCTGCTTGACCTCCAGGGCCACCCCGCTGATCTCGCCCTGCATGCGCAGCAGCGGCGCGAAGTGCGTCTCGTGGTACAGCCTGCCGCCCACGGGCAGCAGGTCCGTGAACCGCAGCCGGCCCACCACGGCGTCCCGGTCGAGCCCCAGCCAGTCCAGCAACGTGCCGTTGATCTTCACGACGGTGCCGTCCATCAGCGTGGACAGGTAGCCGCACGGCGCGTTCTCGTACAGGTCCTCGGAGCTGTCCTCAAGAAGGGCGGCGAACACGGAGTCCGAAGAGGTGCTGCCGTCGGCCTCCTCGGGACCCGGACCCGTTCCGGTGCGGCACATCACCCGAGGCCTGCCAGGAACGCGGTGATCGCCGCGTTGGTCGCGTCCGGCGCGGACAGGTGCGGGCAGTGTCCCGTCGCGTCGAGGGTGACCAGCTGGGAGGAGGGCACGGCCCGGTGCACGTAGGCGCCGACCTCGCGGGGCGCGATCGCGTCCTGCGTGCACTCGATGACCAGCGTCGGGATGCGTACGCTCGTCAGCTCTTCCCGGGCGTCCGAGAGGAACGTCGTCCTGGCGAAGACCAGGGCCATCTCCGGGTCGGTGGCGCAGAAGCTGTTCTTGAGCTCGTCGCCGAGCTCGGGCCGCTCAGGGTTGCCCATGATGAGCGGGGCCATCGCCGCCGACCAGCCCAGGTAGTTCGCCTCGAGGGACTCCAGGAGCTCGTCGATGTCCTCCTCGCTGAAGCCGCCGCGGTAGCCGTCGTCGTCGATGTACCGAGGGGACGGGGCGACCATCACGAGGGCCTTGATCCGTTCGGGGGCCCGCCTGGCGGCCAGCACACCGATCATGGAGCTCACCGAGTGACCGACGAACACGGCGTCGCGCAGGTCGAGCCGCTCGCACACCTCCACCACGTCCTGGGCGTAGCCGTCCAGCGAGCCGTACCGCTCCGCGGAGAACGCGGACAGGTCCGACCGGCCCGCGCCCACATAGTCGAACAGGACCACGCGGTAGTGCGGCTCCAGGGCGGGCACGGTCAGGCGCCACATGTTCTGGTCACAGCCGAAACCGTGGGCCAGCACCACCGTCGGCCCTTGCGGGTTGCCGGTGACGGTGACGTTGTTCCTGTGGATGATGTCCATGACTTCCATGATCTCAGACACCCGGAAGGGGCGGCCCCTCCAAGGGGGCCGCCCCGACGGCGTCGAACGGTGCTGCGGTCAGTGCTTGCCGATGTCCTTGGTCTTCTCCTTGGCCTGGCGCGCGTCACCCTTCATCTGCTCGGCGCGGCCCTCCGCGGTGAGACGCTCGTTCCCGACAGCGCGACCGGCCGCTTCCTTGGCGGCGCCCTTGGTCTGCTCGGTCTTCGCCTTGGCCTTCTCGTTGGCGGTCATGTCCGCTCACGCTCCTTGGCATCGACATCATGTGCTGAAGATCCGCCTGACCGCTCAGCGCCGTGTCAAACATCGTCAGCCGTCGAGGAGCTTGTTCAGCTGCCGCAGACCGTCCTCGTGCGTGTCGGCCAGGATCAGGATGTCGATGACACCCGTGATCTCGAACAGCCGCCGGATGGCGCTGTGCAGGGGGCCGCAGAGGACGAAGGGGCGCTGCGCCTGTTCGTGCTCGGCGCGCGCCAGCAGGATCAGGTTGAGCAGGGCACTGTCGGCGAAGGTCAGCCCGGCGAGGTCGAGCAGGGTGGCCTCGGTGCCGCTCTCGGTCCGGGCGCGCTGGAAGGCGGCGGTGACCTCGCTGCCGTTCTCGAGGTCGATGTCGTGGCGCAACGTGACGACCGCCACCCGGTCCTGTCTGGTGACTTCGATGCTGTTGAGGGACATGCCCCGACCTTGTCATATGCCGCAGCCGGGTGAGAATGGAGCGGCCCTTTCACGGGTGGAGCGGGCCGCCGCGAGAGAGGACCCACAGGAGGCCGTTTCACTGTTGTGAACGTGTTTCGTCCTTGTGGGGTGCGGGGGGTGTGCGGGCAATGGCGTCGGGCATGCGAACACAAGGAAGGGTGCGATGCGGTCGCGTTTGCACGTGTGCAGGGAAAGGATCACAGCTTTATGAGCGCTCCCGAGATGCCGGACACAGTGCGGACGACCTGCGCTCGGGCCCGCGCCGAGGTCGACGCGGCACTGCTGACGGTGAGTCAGGGGCTGCCGGCCGAGCAGGCGCGGCGGGTGAACGAGGACGCGCTGCTGGTGGTGAGCGAGTTGGTGGCCAACGCGATGCGGCACGGCGGGGGCCTGAGTGGACTTACTGTCCGCGTCCAGGGCGGTGCCCTGCTGATCCGCGTGAGCGACCGGAGCGAGGGGGTGCCGGTTCAGGTGCCCTCGGATCCGGCCCGGCCCGGCGGTTTCGGCTGGCTGATGGTCCAGCGCCTCAGCTCCAGCGTCACGGTCGAGGCGGAGGACGGGGGCAAGACCATCGTCGCCGCTCTGAACCTGCCTTGAGGGCTCGGCGCGAATTCTTCGAAAAACTGTACGCGTGAGATGCGATCGACGGGGTAACCGTGGCGCTGCGGGGGTAAACAGCCGAGCTGAACAAGGAGCGGAACGCCATGATTACCGTGACGCAGGGGCAGACGCAGGACACGGCCACCCGTGCCGGGGAGGACCTCGTCGAGCGCGCGTACACGGACCCCTCCTCCATCGCGCCGAGGGACGCGCGTGAGGTCGGCAAGCGGTTCTTCGACCGCCTCACGCAGCTCGAGGAGGGTACGCACGAGTACCAGTACGTGCGTAACGCGCTGATCGAAATGAACCTCTCGCTGGTGCAGTACGCGGCATCGCGCTTCAAGCACCGCGGCCAGCAGGAGATGGAAGACATCATTCAGGTCGGCACCATCGGTCTGATCAAGGCGATCGACCGGTTCGAGCTCACCCGTGAGGTCGAGTTCACCTCCTTCGCCGTTCCGTACATCACAGGCGAGATCAAGCGGTTCTTCCGCGACACCTCCTGGGCCGTGCACGTGCCGCGCCGGCTCCAGGAAGCGCGGATCGAGCTGTCCAAGGCGACGGAGGAACTGCGCACCCGGCTCGGGCGCATGCCGTCCACCGCCGAGCTCGCGGAGCTGATGCAGCTGGAGCCCGCGGAGGTCTCCGAGGCGCAGAAGGCGTCCAACGGCTACAGCGCGGTCTCCCTGAACGCCGCGGTCAACGGCCAGGACGACGAGTCCGACACGATGCTGGCCGACTTCATCGGCATCGACGAGGAATCCTTCGAACTCGTCGAGAACTTCCACTCCCTGGCACCGCTCATCGCGGACCTCGACGAAAGGGACCGCACCCTCATCCACCTCCGCTTCGTCGAGGAGCAGACCCAGCAGCAGATCGCGGACACCCTGGGCTGCTCGCAGATGCACGTGTCCCGGCTGCTCTCCCGCGTCGTGGGCAAGCTCCGCGCGGGCCTGCTGACCACCGACTGATCCGCGGCTCACCCCTCCGCCACGACGAAGGCCCCCACCCGACCGGAGCGGTCGGGTGGGGGCCTTCGTCGTGTCAGCCCTCGGCGGCCACCGCCTTGGCCCAGCGGTAGTCCGCCTTGCCGCTGGGGGAGCGCTGGATGTGGTCGGTGAAGACCACGGACCGCGGGATCTTGTAGCCGGCGAGGAGGGCTCGGCAGTGCGTCTGCACCGCCTCCAGGTCCAGCGCGGCCGCGCCGTCCCTGAGCTGGACGACGGCGGCCACATGGCTGCCCCACCGCTCGTCGGGGACCCCGGCGACCAGCACGTCGTACACGTCGGGGTGCGACTTGAGGGCCTGCTCGACCTCCTCCGGGTACACCTTCTCGCCGCCCGTGTTGATGCACTGCGAGCCGCGGCCGAGCACGGTGACGATGCCGTCCTCGTCCACCGTAGCCATGTCTCCGAGCAGCACCCAGCGCTCGCCGTCCTTCTGGAAGAAGGTCTCCGCGGTTTTCCCGGCGTCGTTGTAGTAGCCGAGCGGCACGTGGCCACGCTGGGCCAGGCGCCCCGGCTCGCCCACCGGCACCGGCTCGTGCGTGACCAGGTCCACCACCTGCGTCCGCTCGTTGACCTCGAGCCGGAAGCCCTTCTCCGGCCCCGAGTCGTCCGTCGCCTTGCCGTTGGAGCCCGACTCGGAGGAACCGAAGTTGTTCAGGAGCAGCACGTCGGGCGCGAGCTCCTGGAACTGGGCGCGGACGGTCTCCGACATGATCGCCCCGGACGAGGAGACGCTGAACAGGGAGGACAGGTCGGTGCCCTTGAGCGGCCCGCGCAGCGCGTCGATGAGCGGCCTGAGCATCGCGTCGCCGACCAGCGAGACGCTGGACACCCGCTCCTTCTCGATCGTACGAAGCAGTTCCTCGGGGACGTACTTGCGGTGCAGGGCGACCCGCTGCCCGTAGTTGAAGGCGATGAACGACGTCAGGGTCGACGTGCCGTGCATCAGCGGGGGCGCGGGGAAGAACGTGATGCCGGGCCCGCCCGCCGCGACCCGCTCGGCGAGTTCCTCGGGCCGCTTCACCGGCTCGCCCGCCGGTTCCCCGCCGAAGAGCCCGGCGAAGAACAGGTCCTCCTGGCGCCACATGACGCCCTTGGGCATGCCCGTCGTGCCGCCCGTGTAGATGATGAACAGGTCGTCGGCCGAGCGGGGCCCGAACCCGCGCTCCGGCGACCCCGAAGCCTCCGCGTCGGCGAACGCGACCACGTCGAGCGCGGGCGCGCCGACGGGCGGCCCGCCGACCCGCACCAGGTGCCGCAGCTTCTCCGTGCGCGGCAGCGCCGCCGCGACCCGCTCGGTGAACTCGGCGTCGAAAACGAGCGCCGCGAGGTCCGCGTCGCGGTAGAGGTAGACCAGCTCCTCCTCCACGTAGCGGTAGTTCACATTGACCGGTACGAGACGTGCCTTCAGGCAGCCGAGGACCGTCTGCAGGTACTCGACGCCGTTGTACAGGTGCAGGCCCAGGTGCTCGCCGGGGCGCAGGCCGCTGTCGACGAGGTGGTGGGCGACGCGGTTGGCGGCCGCGTCGAGCTCGGCGTAGGTGAGGCGGCGTTCCGCTCCCGTGCCGGGGTGGTCGATGTAGACGAGCGCCTCGCGGTCGGGGACCACGTCGACGACCGACTCGAACAGGTCGGCAAGGTTGTACTCCACCGCACTCCTCCTGACCCCGGCGTCCACACTGACGTCTCGCCTGGCGGTCATCAGAGCAGAGGGGCCCACAAGTGGGAAGGGTCCCCGCGGAAGAAAACTGACTGAGTGTCAGAAAACTATTGAACTGGCTCCCCGGCTACTGCAACCTGTTCCAGGTCCGCAGCCGACAGGCCGGCCGCACGGGCGGCCGTCGATGGAGGGAGCAGGGCGATGGGCGGGACGGAAAGCGGTACGGAACGTGGGACGGAACATTTCTCCGTGCGGCGCGAGGGCGCCACACTGGTCCTCACGCTGAACAGGCCCGAAGCGAAGAACGCGCTGTCGCTCGCGATGCTCGTCGGCCTGTACGACGGGTGGGTCGAGGCCGACGACGACGACGGGGTCCGCTCCATCGTGCTCACCGGCGCGGGCGGCTCCTTCTGCGCGGGCATGGACCTCAAGGCGCTCGCAGGCAAAGGCATGGAGGGCGAACAGCACCGGGACCGCCTCAAGGCCGACCCCGATCTGCACTGGAAGGCGATGCTGCGCCACCACCGCCCCCGCAAACCCCTCATCGCCGCCGTCGAGGGGTACTGCGTGGCCGGCGGCACGGAGATCCTGCAAGGCACGGACATCCGTGTGGCGGGGGAGTCGGCGACGTTCGGCCTGTTCGAAGTGGCACGCGGGCTCTTCCCCATCGGCGGCTCGACGGTACGGCTGCCGCGGCAGATCCCCCGTACGCACGCCCTGGAGATGCTGCTCACCGGGCGGCCCTACTCGGCGGCGGAGGCCGCGGCCATCGGCCTCATCGGACACGTGGTGCCGGACGGCACGGCCCTGGAGAAGGCACTCGTCATCGCCGAACAGATCAACGCGTGCGGGCCGCTCGCCGTGGAGGCGGTGAAGGCGTCCGTGTACGAGACCGCCGGGATGACCGAGGCGGACGGCCTCGCGGCCGAGCTGAAACGGGGGTGGCCCGTCTTCGACACGGCCGACGCGAAAGAGGGCTCCAGAGCCTTCGCGGAGAAGCGGGCACCTGTCTTCCGGCGTGCGTAGGGCCGTTCTTCTGCCGCGGGCCTGTTGTGGCAGGTCGCGCAGTTCCCCGCGCCCCTCTCAGGGGCGCCCCGCCCACTTGGAAACGGAGTCCCCTCATGGCGTCCGTCCCCTCCCCAGAAGTGCTTCGAGCCCCTCTCGTCGTCGAGTTTCCCTTCACCCGCTCGCTCGGGCCCGTGCAGAGCGCCTTCCTCACCGGGCTGCGTGAGCGCACCGTGCTCGGCGTGCGGACCGGTGACGGCCGCACCCTCGTCCCGCCCGTCGAGTACGACCCCGTGACCGCCGAGGAGATCCGTGACCTCGTCGAGGTCGCCGCCACCGGCACCGTCACCACCTGGGCCTGGAACCACGCACCGCGCCGCGGCCAGCCCCTCGACACCCCGTTCGCCTGGGTTCTCGTCAGGCTCGACGGCGCCGACACCGCCCTGCTCCACGCACTGGACGTGCCGGGGCCCGACGCCGTGCGCACCGGCATGCGGGTCCGCGTCCGCTGGGCCGGCGAACGCGTCGGCGCCATCACGGACATCGCCTGCTTCGAGGCGTACGAGGGGGAGGCGGCGGAGGCCGGGCCCGCACCGCACACCGGCGCGTTCGACGACCCCGTCACCGGCATCGTCGCCGCCGCACGACTCGACTACACCTACTCGCCCGGCCGCGCGCAGTCCGCGTACATCAACGCCCTCTCCGATCGGCGCACTGTCGGCGAGCGGTGCCCGTCCTGCCGCAAGGTGTACGTCCCCCCGCGCGGCGCCTGCCCCACCTGCGGGGTCGCCACGGTGGAGCGCGTGGAGGTCGGACCGCGCGGCAC
The sequence above is a segment of the Streptomyces sp. Je 1-369 genome. Coding sequences within it:
- a CDS encoding STAS domain-containing protein, whose protein sequence is MRPLKIITGDSATGPVLEVIGDLDHHTAPELRDVLPTVDLRPGGRLVLDLTAMHFCDSSGITALLAARNHAQAAGADIALAAVPANTLRILRIVGLDQIFALHEDVATATRP
- a CDS encoding PP2C family protein-serine/threonine phosphatase, with the protein product MCRTGTGPGPEEADGSTSSDSVFAALLEDSSEDLYENAPCGYLSTLMDGTVVKINGTLLDWLGLDRDAVVGRLRFTDLLPVGGRLYHETHFAPLLRMQGEISGVALEVKQADGGRRPVLVSAVLKYGSTGTPLLTRVTLFDATDRRAYETELLRSRKAAEESARQARADRARLQQALAVLQQSLLPASLPPIPGVETATYYHTASPDQLGGDFYDVFPLDGRRFGFFLGDVCGKGPQAAAVTSLTRYTLRAAALHDPDPVAALTTLNQVLHDRYSGDDPRFCTVIFGVLDPDPVSGYVSVELASGGHPPALVLRSGGTAEYLPTPGGLLVGALPNPHFTAATTTLAPGDTLLLYTDGVTEARTGADRSDLFGDEALRAFTAEQADTSAGAVVAALTELLTGLAAGLDDDTALLALGAASATPTPEPLTTKTTP
- a CDS encoding alpha/beta fold hydrolase; the encoded protein is MDIIHRNNVTVTGNPQGPTVVLAHGFGCDQNMWRLTVPALEPHYRVVLFDYVGAGRSDLSAFSAERYGSLDGYAQDVVEVCERLDLRDAVFVGHSVSSMIGVLAARRAPERIKALVMVAPSPRYIDDDGYRGGFSEEDIDELLESLEANYLGWSAAMAPLIMGNPERPELGDELKNSFCATDPEMALVFARTTFLSDAREELTSVRIPTLVIECTQDAIAPREVGAYVHRAVPSSQLVTLDATGHCPHLSAPDATNAAITAFLAGLG
- a CDS encoding CsbD family protein gives rise to the protein MTANEKAKAKTEQTKGAAKEAAGRAVGNERLTAEGRAEQMKGDARQAKEKTKDIGKH
- a CDS encoding STAS domain-containing protein, which encodes MSLNSIEVTRQDRVAVVTLRHDIDLENGSEVTAAFQRARTESGTEATLLDLAGLTFADSALLNLILLARAEHEQAQRPFVLCGPLHSAIRRLFEITGVIDILILADTHEDGLRQLNKLLDG
- a CDS encoding ATP-binding protein; the protein is MSAPEMPDTVRTTCARARAEVDAALLTVSQGLPAEQARRVNEDALLVVSELVANAMRHGGGLSGLTVRVQGGALLIRVSDRSEGVPVQVPSDPARPGGFGWLMVQRLSSSVTVEAEDGGKTIVAALNLP
- a CDS encoding SigB/SigF/SigG family RNA polymerase sigma factor; this encodes MITVTQGQTQDTATRAGEDLVERAYTDPSSIAPRDAREVGKRFFDRLTQLEEGTHEYQYVRNALIEMNLSLVQYAASRFKHRGQQEMEDIIQVGTIGLIKAIDRFELTREVEFTSFAVPYITGEIKRFFRDTSWAVHVPRRLQEARIELSKATEELRTRLGRMPSTAELAELMQLEPAEVSEAQKASNGYSAVSLNAAVNGQDDESDTMLADFIGIDEESFELVENFHSLAPLIADLDERDRTLIHLRFVEEQTQQQIADTLGCSQMHVSRLLSRVVGKLRAGLLTTD
- a CDS encoding acyl-CoA synthetase — protein: MEYNLADLFESVVDVVPDREALVYIDHPGTGAERRLTYAELDAAANRVAHHLVDSGLRPGEHLGLHLYNGVEYLQTVLGCLKARLVPVNVNYRYVEEELVYLYRDADLAALVFDAEFTERVAAALPRTEKLRHLVRVGGPPVGAPALDVVAFADAEASGSPERGFGPRSADDLFIIYTGGTTGMPKGVMWRQEDLFFAGLFGGEPAGEPVKRPEELAERVAAGGPGITFFPAPPLMHGTSTLTSFIAFNYGQRVALHRKYVPEELLRTIEKERVSSVSLVGDAMLRPLIDALRGPLKGTDLSSLFSVSSSGAIMSETVRAQFQELAPDVLLLNNFGSSESGSNGKATDDSGPEKGFRLEVNERTQVVDLVTHEPVPVGEPGRLAQRGHVPLGYYNDAGKTAETFFQKDGERWVLLGDMATVDEDGIVTVLGRGSQCINTGGEKVYPEEVEQALKSHPDVYDVLVAGVPDERWGSHVAAVVQLRDGAAALDLEAVQTHCRALLAGYKIPRSVVFTDHIQRSPSGKADYRWAKAVAAEG
- a CDS encoding crotonase/enoyl-CoA hydratase family protein, which translates into the protein MGGTESGTERGTEHFSVRREGATLVLTLNRPEAKNALSLAMLVGLYDGWVEADDDDGVRSIVLTGAGGSFCAGMDLKALAGKGMEGEQHRDRLKADPDLHWKAMLRHHRPRKPLIAAVEGYCVAGGTEILQGTDIRVAGESATFGLFEVARGLFPIGGSTVRLPRQIPRTHALEMLLTGRPYSAAEAAAIGLIGHVVPDGTALEKALVIAEQINACGPLAVEAVKASVYETAGMTEADGLAAELKRGWPVFDTADAKEGSRAFAEKRAPVFRRA
- a CDS encoding Zn-ribbon domain-containing OB-fold protein, with translation MASVPSPEVLRAPLVVEFPFTRSLGPVQSAFLTGLRERTVLGVRTGDGRTLVPPVEYDPVTAEEIRDLVEVAATGTVTTWAWNHAPRRGQPLDTPFAWVLVRLDGADTALLHALDVPGPDAVRTGMRVRVRWAGERVGAITDIACFEAYEGEAAEAGPAPHTGAFDDPVTGIVAAARLDYTYSPGRAQSAYINALSDRRTVGERCPSCRKVYVPPRGACPTCGVATVERVEVGPRGTVTTYCIVNIKAKNLDIEVPYVYAHIALDGADLALHARIAGIPCDQVRMGLRVEPVWTEGGRYPDHYRPTGEPDADYDTYKELV